One Nostoc punctiforme PCC 73102 DNA window includes the following coding sequences:
- a CDS encoding ABC transporter permease, with translation MTRPLTPANKTLGRSNWTWQDGLLILVILSFIVAIIRTASKFTGTFEPELTISTNINALPGYTAQTLIRMGLAYFFSLIFTLLYAYTAYRSRIAERILIPMLDILQSIPVLSFLPGVVLALISLFPGQRIGVELAAILLIFTGMTWNMTFSFYQSLQSIPQELLETSRVYRLNPWQRFWTLELPSGVIGLVWNSVMSVAGGWFFLIAIESFTLGNQDFRLPGLGSFLGTAANKGDFKAIFWGLVLLIAIIVATDFFVWRPLIAWAERFKLEMIETENAPQSWILDTFRRSPTLRAISDRVFQPLQTVLDDSLIRSFPVRSVPINAKGNLNLPSFLNWIFVSGFSLIVLWGTWEAVLLLRTLGWDDWQQVIKGAMLTALRVIIALILSLLWTVPVGVAIGRNRRLAQVLQPLVQIAASVPATALFPVLLLGLTRIAGGLQIGAIALMMLGTMWYILFNVIAGAQSIPSDLIEAASVYKLSRLQRWRTLILPAIFPYLITGIISAVGGAWNASIVSEYVTFQGRVISTSGLGATISYATATGNFSLLLASTAIMSLLVVLTNHLVWRPLYNLAQEKYQLLV, from the coding sequence ATGACTCGACCTCTTACTCCTGCTAATAAAACTCTAGGACGTAGCAATTGGACTTGGCAAGATGGATTGCTGATTCTGGTAATTTTATCTTTCATTGTGGCAATTATTAGAACTGCTTCTAAATTTACCGGTACTTTTGAACCTGAACTCACAATTTCTACAAATATCAATGCTTTGCCAGGATATACAGCCCAAACGTTGATTCGCATGGGACTGGCTTACTTTTTCTCCCTAATTTTTACCCTCTTGTATGCTTATACTGCTTATCGCTCTCGAATTGCAGAACGGATTTTAATTCCGATGTTGGATATTCTGCAATCGATTCCAGTATTGTCTTTTTTACCAGGTGTGGTACTAGCTTTGATTTCCCTGTTTCCAGGTCAGAGAATTGGTGTAGAACTAGCAGCAATTTTGCTAATTTTTACTGGTATGACCTGGAATATGACTTTTAGTTTTTACCAATCTCTTCAAAGTATTCCGCAAGAATTACTAGAAACATCAAGGGTTTACCGCCTTAATCCTTGGCAACGCTTTTGGACATTAGAGTTACCATCTGGTGTGATTGGTTTGGTATGGAATAGTGTAATGTCGGTGGCTGGAGGTTGGTTTTTTTTAATTGCCATTGAGTCATTTACTTTGGGGAATCAAGATTTTCGTTTACCAGGATTAGGCTCTTTTTTAGGCACAGCAGCCAACAAAGGAGACTTTAAAGCGATATTTTGGGGCTTGGTGTTACTGATTGCGATCATTGTGGCAACTGATTTTTTTGTGTGGCGGCCACTGATTGCTTGGGCAGAAAGATTTAAGTTAGAGATGATTGAAACTGAAAATGCACCCCAATCGTGGATATTGGATACTTTCAGGCGATCGCCTACTTTACGCGCAATTAGCGATCGCGTTTTTCAGCCATTACAAACAGTTTTAGACGACAGTTTAATTCGGTCGTTTCCCGTGCGTTCAGTACCTATAAATGCCAAAGGCAACCTCAACTTGCCGAGTTTTTTAAATTGGATATTTGTTAGTGGCTTCAGCTTAATTGTCCTGTGGGGTACTTGGGAAGCCGTACTACTATTACGGACTCTAGGCTGGGATGATTGGCAACAGGTGATAAAAGGCGCTATGTTAACGGCGTTGCGGGTGATAATCGCTTTGATATTATCATTGTTGTGGACTGTACCTGTGGGAGTAGCAATTGGTCGCAATCGACGGTTGGCTCAAGTATTGCAACCATTGGTACAAATCGCCGCTTCTGTGCCAGCAACAGCCTTATTTCCAGTGCTGCTGCTAGGTTTAACCCGCATCGCCGGCGGTTTGCAGATTGGTGCGATCGCTCTGATGATGCTAGGGACAATGTGGTATATCCTGTTTAATGTCATTGCTGGGGCACAGTCGATTCCCTCAGACCTGATCGAAGCAGCTTCGGTGTATAAACTCTCACGTTTGCAACGTTGGCGAACCTTAATTTTACCTGCAATCTTCCCCTACCTAATTACAGGAATTATTAGCGCCGTTGGTGGTGCTTGGAATGCCAGTATCGTAAGTGAGTACGTTACATTTCAAGGGCGAGTAATTAGTACTTCTGGATTAGGGGCAACGATTTCTTACGCCACCGCGACAGGCAATTTCTCACTATTATTAGCTTCGACAGCGATCATGTCTCTGTTAGTAGTGTTGACCAATCATTTAGTTTGGCGACCTCTTTACAATCTAGCTCAAGAGAAATATCAATTATTAGTTTAA
- a CDS encoding SGNH/GDSL hydrolase family protein, whose translation MKVALIVILAVVLGLFMIVEIGLRSLFGFGNPLIYIGDEQIGYLLAPNQRTRRFGNRIEINEYSMRGSAINKTPAPSTLRVLLLGDSIANGGWWTDQTNTISAIMMRSLASSTHRNYQEVEVLNASANSWGPRNELAYLEKFSNFNAQAVVLLINTDDLFATPPTSLPVGRDRNYPDSKPPLALAEVWQRYIVKQKPIPEMKAVQNEAGDRVGINLEAIGKIQALTCQSNSQFLLVMTPLLREIAEPGPRDYEIKARQRLSDFTKAQQINYVDFLPIFNSTNNPQGLYHDHIHLNLQGNKVISEVLERSLLEILREI comes from the coding sequence GTGAAAGTGGCGCTGATCGTAATTTTGGCGGTAGTTCTGGGATTATTTATGATAGTCGAGATCGGACTGCGATCGCTCTTTGGCTTTGGTAATCCGCTAATTTACATTGGTGATGAGCAGATTGGCTATTTATTGGCTCCTAACCAGCGTACCCGTCGTTTTGGTAATCGCATTGAAATTAATGAGTATTCTATGCGAGGTAGTGCGATAAATAAAACACCTGCACCTTCTACGCTGCGAGTTTTACTGTTAGGGGATTCTATTGCTAATGGTGGCTGGTGGACAGATCAGACTAATACAATATCGGCGATCATGATGCGTTCTTTAGCATCATCCACTCATCGTAATTATCAGGAAGTAGAAGTACTGAATGCTTCAGCTAACTCTTGGGGGCCAAGGAACGAGTTAGCCTATTTAGAGAAGTTTAGCAATTTCAACGCGCAAGCAGTAGTGTTATTAATTAATACCGATGATTTGTTTGCTACTCCTCCCACTTCTTTACCGGTAGGACGCGATCGCAACTATCCTGATAGTAAACCTCCCCTAGCGTTAGCGGAAGTGTGGCAACGTTATATCGTTAAGCAGAAGCCAATTCCTGAAATGAAAGCGGTGCAAAATGAAGCAGGCGATCGCGTGGGGATTAACTTGGAAGCGATCGGCAAAATACAAGCCTTGACTTGCCAAAGCAACAGCCAATTTTTACTAGTTATGACTCCCTTACTGCGAGAAATTGCCGAACCAGGCCCCCGTGATTACGAAATTAAAGCCCGGCAACGTTTGAGCGATTTTACTAAAGCCCAGCAAATTAACTATGTAGACTTTTTACCGATATTCAATTCAACGAACAACCCGCAAGGTTTGTATCACGATCACATTCACCTCAATTTGCAAGGTAATAAAGTTATCAGCGAAGTTTTGGAGCGATCGCTTTTAGAAATACTGAGGGAGATATAG
- a CDS encoding AAA-associated domain-containing protein — protein MVFKTATEQLIVLKNVSKSYQQPNGQQIVILENINLELRPGEIVALLGPSGSGKSTLMRIVAGLIPPSQGEVIYHNRPLVGLNPGVAIVFQSFALYPWLTVLENVELGLKAKGEAPDSRRQKALRMIDIIGLDGFENAYPKELSGGMRQRVGFARALAVEPELLCMDEPFSALDVLTAENLRFELLDLWLERRIPTQAILIVTHGIEEAVIMADRIIVLGRNPGRIRADLPVTLPHYRDRKHPTFQALVDRVYTIITNPELEKIELTTTTSVEPATPPAKYQSLPSVRTGSIAGLLELLEDRQEKDLYRLAQELQLEVDDILPIVEAAKLMDFVELAEGDISLKPVGQEFINGGIDERKQIMRSQLLANIRLVQQIYRLLEAKNNQRIPEELVLDILESHFSPEEAERQLKTVVDWGRYAEIYGYDEPSGQIFLEQVVVSH, from the coding sequence ATGGTATTTAAAACAGCAACCGAACAGCTGATCGTCCTAAAAAATGTCAGCAAATCTTATCAGCAGCCCAACGGCCAACAGATTGTCATTCTGGAAAATATCAACCTTGAGTTACGTCCAGGGGAGATAGTTGCATTGCTAGGGCCTTCGGGTTCAGGCAAATCTACTTTAATGCGGATAGTTGCTGGGTTAATTCCTCCCAGTCAAGGTGAAGTCATATATCATAACCGTCCCCTAGTTGGTTTAAATCCTGGGGTAGCAATTGTTTTTCAAAGTTTTGCCCTTTATCCTTGGTTAACTGTACTAGAGAACGTGGAACTAGGTTTAAAAGCAAAAGGAGAAGCGCCAGATTCTCGACGGCAAAAGGCGCTACGAATGATTGATATTATTGGTTTGGATGGGTTTGAAAATGCCTATCCCAAAGAACTTTCTGGGGGAATGCGTCAGCGAGTTGGATTTGCTAGGGCTTTGGCTGTAGAACCAGAACTATTATGTATGGATGAGCCATTTTCGGCATTAGATGTGCTAACGGCAGAAAACTTGCGGTTTGAATTATTAGATTTATGGTTAGAACGCCGCATACCCACCCAAGCTATTCTCATTGTCACCCACGGGATTGAAGAAGCGGTAATTATGGCGGATCGAATTATTGTTCTCGGACGCAATCCGGGAAGAATTAGGGCTGACTTACCTGTGACTTTACCCCATTACCGCGATCGCAAACATCCAACTTTTCAAGCCTTGGTAGATCGAGTTTATACAATCATCACCAACCCCGAATTAGAAAAAATTGAGCTAACAACGACTACCTCTGTAGAACCTGCAACACCACCAGCAAAATATCAATCTTTACCATCTGTACGAACTGGTTCCATTGCTGGTCTTTTGGAACTTTTAGAAGATCGTCAAGAAAAAGACTTATATCGCCTGGCCCAAGAATTGCAATTAGAAGTAGATGATATTTTGCCCATTGTAGAAGCTGCAAAATTAATGGATTTTGTAGAACTTGCAGAAGGCGATATTAGCTTGAAACCAGTCGGGCAGGAATTTATCAATGGTGGTATTGATGAACGCAAACAAATCATGCGATCGCAACTCTTAGCTAATATTCGCTTGGTACAGCAAATTTACCGTCTTCTGGAAGCGAAAAATAATCAACGCATTCCAGAAGAACTGGTATTAGATATCCTAGAAAGTCACTTTAGCCCAGAAGAAGCCGAACGACAATTAAAAACCGTCGTAGATTGGGGTCGTTATGCCGAAATATACGGCTACGATGAGCCATCAGGACAAATATTTTTAGAGCAAGTTGTTGTTAGTCATTAG
- a CDS encoding trans-splicing intein-formed DNA polymerase III subunit alpha C-terminal partner DnaE-C: MIKIATRKYLGKQNVYDIGVERDHNFALKNGFIASNCFNKSHSTAYGYVTYQTAYLKANYPLEYMAALLTANSGDTDKVQRYITNCTNMGISIDPPDINRSGVDFTPTLGKILFGFSAVRNVGQNAIACILEARNETGEFKSLADFCDRVDLRAVNRRTLESLIYCGAFDKIESNRQQLINDSELVYDWAQSRAKDRASGQGNLFDLLGDGFSSTQNKRVNNAFETAPKSKPVTDLPPQKKLQMEKELLGFYVSDHPLKSLRQIAPLLTPINLSQLGEQREDTRLCAVVMLNNVKKVVTKKGDQMAILQIEDLTTQSEAVVFPKTYERISSLLQVDTRLIIWGKVDRRDEQTQFIVEDAEPVETVQMVMVELNPQQAGDMEKLHLLKTILQEHSVDKEKAKMPVIGIIQTEKSRKLVRLGWQFSVQDSRITVQALQNASFPAHIKSLTGS; the protein is encoded by the coding sequence ATGATCAAAATAGCCACACGTAAATATTTAGGCAAACAAAATGTCTATGACATTGGAGTTGAGCGCGACCATAATTTTGCACTCAAAAATGGCTTCATAGCTTCTAATTGTTTCAATAAATCCCATTCGACCGCCTATGGTTATGTAACTTATCAGACAGCATATTTAAAAGCTAATTACCCATTGGAATATATGGCAGCCCTGTTAACTGCTAACAGTGGCGATACCGATAAGGTACAGAGATATATTACTAACTGTACAAACATGGGTATTTCCATAGATCCGCCAGATATTAATCGTTCTGGTGTTGATTTTACACCGACATTGGGAAAGATTTTGTTTGGATTTTCGGCGGTGCGTAACGTGGGACAGAATGCGATCGCCTGTATTTTAGAGGCGAGAAATGAGACAGGAGAGTTTAAATCTCTCGCTGATTTTTGCGATCGTGTGGATTTACGTGCTGTTAACCGTCGGACTCTAGAATCGCTGATTTACTGTGGAGCCTTTGACAAAATTGAATCCAACCGCCAACAGTTAATTAATGACTCAGAATTAGTGTATGATTGGGCACAATCTCGCGCCAAAGACAGAGCTAGTGGACAAGGGAATCTCTTTGACTTATTAGGCGATGGATTTTCTTCTACTCAGAATAAAAGAGTAAATAATGCCTTTGAAACTGCTCCTAAATCTAAACCTGTGACAGATTTACCCCCACAGAAAAAGTTGCAGATGGAGAAAGAATTATTAGGTTTTTATGTATCAGACCATCCACTGAAATCCTTACGGCAAATAGCACCACTTTTAACTCCAATTAACCTTTCGCAATTAGGAGAGCAAAGGGAAGACACAAGGCTTTGTGCAGTTGTGATGTTAAATAACGTCAAAAAAGTGGTGACAAAGAAAGGCGATCAGATGGCCATTTTGCAAATAGAAGACCTAACCACACAATCAGAAGCTGTAGTTTTTCCTAAAACTTATGAACGCATTAGTTCCTTACTTCAAGTTGATACAAGATTGATTATTTGGGGGAAAGTAGACCGACGCGACGAGCAAACTCAATTTATTGTTGAAGATGCAGAGCCAGTGGAAACAGTACAAATGGTAATGGTAGAGTTAAATCCCCAGCAAGCAGGTGATATGGAAAAACTACATCTCTTGAAAACAATTTTGCAAGAGCATTCAGTAGACAAAGAAAAGGCAAAAATGCCAGTTATTGGAATTATCCAAACTGAAAAGTCTCGGAAACTTGTTCGCTTGGGTTGGCAGTTTTCTGTACAAGATTCAAGAATAACCGTTCAAGCTTTGCAAAATGCTAGTTTTCCTGCTCATATCAAATCGCTCACTGGTAGCTAA
- a CDS encoding pentapeptide repeat-containing protein — translation MNTEELKRRFAAGERYFPAVNLSRNRLIGAYLPGINLWGSDLSGANLAKAKLWGADLSRANLAKANLTRANLSGVKLNEANLRGAKLNYAKLYGANLTGAYYDESTRFSRGFDPISRNMRKV, via the coding sequence GTGAATACAGAGGAATTAAAAAGGCGTTTTGCCGCAGGGGAAAGATATTTTCCAGCCGTCAACTTGAGTAGAAACAGGCTGATTGGAGCTTATTTGCCTGGAATAAATCTATGGGGATCTGACTTGAGTGGAGCTAACCTAGCTAAAGCTAAACTCTGGGGAGCAGATTTGAGTAGAGCTAACTTAGCGAAAGCGAATTTGACTAGAGCTAATTTGAGCGGTGTCAAACTGAATGAAGCCAATCTCCGGGGAGCCAAACTCAACTATGCCAAGTTATATGGAGCGAATCTAACTGGCGCTTACTACGATGAAAGCACTCGGTTTTCTAGAGGTTTTGACCCCATTAGTAGAAATATGCGGAAGGTGTGA